TGAGTATGAAATAACCGTAGTATCGGCCCACCGCACACCCGATAGAATGTTCAGCTACGCCCGCGCAGCTGCCGATCGTGGTATTAAAGTGATCATTGCCGGTGCCGGCGGTGCAGCGCATTTACCGGGCATGGTGGCATCATTAACTCATTTGCCGGTTATTGGTGTACCTGTAAAATCAAGCAATTCTATCGATGGCTGGGATTCTATCCTGTCTATCTTACAAATGCCAAACGGCATTCCGGTAGCAACAGTAGCATTAAACGCTGCAAAAAACGCAGGCATCCTTGCAGCGCAGATCCTGTCAACCGCCGATGATTACCTGGTAAAAAACCTTATCGACTTTAAAGAAACCCTTAAAAAGAAGGTTGAAGAATCGGCAAGGGAAATGGAAGGTGAATAGAGATTAGAGGTTGGAGGTTGGAGATTAGAGATTAGTTGTCTGATGGAAAAAACCCGTAAACAAATAAGGTCGCGGATAAATGGCGACCTTATTTGTTTAGTAATATGCTGCCTAATCTCTAATCTCCAACCTCTAATCTCTCTAATTAAGCGCCGGATTTTCCGGAAAATTAGCAATGTGGGCATAACGCTGGCCCAGGTTAACCACTACGTGTTTCCAAAGTTCCTGCTCATCGAGGGTAAAAAGGCTTTCTACATCAAATTTATTGGCTACTATCCAGCTGTCTTCTTTTATTTCTTCGTCAAGCTGTTGCGGTGTCCAGCCGGAGTAACCTGCAAAAAACTTGATCTCGTTGGGGCCTAACTGGTAGTTGGATACCAGTTGTTTTACCTGTTCAAAATCGCCTCCCCAGTATAGACCATCGGCTATTTCAATGCCATCGTCAATTTTATCGGGAGCGCAGTGGATAAAGTGCAGGGTGTTTTTGGCTACGGGGCCGCCTTCATAAACCGCTATCTCCGAATAAGAAACATCGGGCAGTACATCGCCTAATAAATATTCGCTTTGGTGGTTCAGGATAAAACCCATGGCACCATCTTCAGAGTATTCTGTTAAAATAATTACCGATCTTTTAAAATTCGGGTCCATCATAAAAGGCTCCGAAATAAGTAAATGGCCTGCCGCGGCCGATATAGGACTAAGCATAAAGTTTAGCTGTTTAAATACACAACAAGCATAGTAAAAATATGTTCAATTACATATAATGATTTACATCATTATATACGGTTTAATTAATTTGTAAGTTTGCAACATAATGAATCAGCAGGAACTACAAAATTTAAGGCAGGATTACAGCGCCTCTACCCTGTCGGAAAAAACCACCAAAGCCGACCCGATGAAACAGTTTGACCAATGGTTTAACGAAGCATTAGAGGCAAAATTGCACGAACCTAATGCCATGACGCTCGCAACAGCCACGGTAACCGGCAAACCATCGGCCCGTATTGTGTTGTTGAAAGGCTTTAATACAGATGGTTTTATGTTTTTCACCAACTACCTAAGCCGCAAGGGTAAGGAGATAGCTAAAAACCCACAAGGGGCTTTAACCTTTTTTTGGTCGGGTTTGGAACGCCAGGTGCGGATTGAAGGGACTATTGAGAAAGTAAGCAAGGAAGAATCTGAAAGATATTTTCATTCGCGCCCAAAAGGCAGCCAGGTTGGAGCCGTAGTATCGCCGCAAAGCCAGGAAATTGATGGCCGCGAAGAGCTTGAGCAAAAATGGAACGAGTTGGAAGCTGAATATGCCGATAAAGAAGTGCCCAAACCATCGTATTGGGGTGGCTACATCTTAAAACCGCAGCTGATAGAGTTTTGGCAGGGCCGCCCCAGCCGCATGCACGATCGTATCCTGTATAAAAAAACTGATAAAAAAAGCTGGAAAAAAGTACGCCTTGCACCATGAGTTTTGAAGATATTAAAAACCTGCTTATTAAAAAATTTGGCGACGGTGTAGTTGTTGGCGAAGAAACCAACGGTTTACAACCGGCTTTACTTATCAATCCGGATGATATTGCTGCTGTTTGCCTTGAATTACGGAACAACCCCAAAACCTATTTCGATTTTTTGTCGAGCCTTACCGGCGTGCATTATAATGATGAAGCTAACCGTTATAGTGTGGTTTATCACCTGGCCTCTATGCCCTACAAAACACAGCTTACTTTAAAAATAAGCAAGCCGCACGATAAGGAAAGCAACACGCTCCCCGAGTTTTTAAGCATAAACGAGGTTTACCGTACTGCCGACTGGCACGAACGTGAAACTTACGACCTGCTTGGAATTTATTTTGTAGGGCACCCCGATTTGCGTAGGATTTTATTACCGGATGATTGGGAAGGTTTCCCGTTGAGGAAGGATTATCAGAATGCGGAGTATTATAAGGGCATCAAGATAGATTAAGGTATTGAGATATTTTAAGTAAAGGCGGAAACATGCGCCTTTTTTATTTGAACAAGCCCGGATCATGGCGTCTTCGCTTCGCACCTACCTATGGCATGTTAAAAAACGTTGTCATGCTGAGGAACGAAGCATCTTCTACAATTTACATAGCGGCTATACAGGGCGAAGAAGATCCTTCGTTCCTCAGGATGACAAGGGGGCGTAATATTTCCTTCAGATGCCGTAGCTCATACCGGTTCACGATGAAAATTCATTCATCCCATCCCAGCATGAAATTTCCATGAATATTAAATTCCGGCCTTAACTATTTGATCTCCATACCGTATAATTCTCCATAGTTTAATTAAATCTTTTTAGTAAGATTGTATAACCCAAACTTATAAACTATGGATATCATCAGGAGAGATAACATCACTTACGAGGAATTTATTGAAGAGCATTATAAACCCGGCATCCCGCTGGTATTTACCAAGGCTGCCAGGGTTTGGAAAGCAAACGGGCTCTTCACTCCCGATTGGTTCCGCGAAAATTATCCCGACCGAAAAACAGATGTTCGTGGTACTACTTACACTATGAAACAGGTTATGGATATGGTTGAGGCCAGCACCGAAGATAAGCCGGCTCCCTATCCTATGATATTCGATATCCCCTCAACCATACCTGAATTGATGCCGCTTTTAGATCCGCTGGATTTAAACTATGCATCTCCCAACTGGCTGCGCAACAAAATGTTTAACATTGGTAAATGGGGTGGCGCTATTGAGATGTTTGTTGGCGGCCCCGGTGGCAGGTTCCCATACATGCATATTGATTATTATCACCTTAATGCCTGGATTACCCAGCTTTACGGCGAAAAACGTTTCACTGTATTCCCCCGCGGACAGGAAGAAATGTTATACCCCCGCCCGGATGACCCCTGGCGCTCTGAATTGAATATTTTTGAACCTGATTACGAAAAGTATCCTAAATATAAAGATGCCACCCCTATCCATTTTGTGGTAGGCCCCGGCGAAACTTTGTTTATTCCGTTCGGTACCTGGCATTCGGCCTATTCATTAACACCAACCATCTCGGTAGCTTTTGATACGCTGAACAACAAAAACCATAAAGAATTTATGAAGGATGTTTGGACCTTTAAAAGCCGCGACAGCAAGGCCAAAGCCATTGCCATGTATAGTTATGCATGGGTAGCAACCCAACTAAGCAAAATGACTGATAAGTCGACCGTTAAATAATTACCCGGCTTTGATCGATTTAGGGCCTCGGAAGCCTGATAATTGAAAAAAAAAACTGATTTTTGATACCCGGCGTATTTATACTATACACCGGGTATTATTTTTTAACCGGAGAGCAAAAATTGGTTATCACGAACGCTAAATACGAAGAAGCCCTAAGCAGGTACAACAAAAAAATAGCCGAAGCCAGTGTTGAGGATATGGTACTTAACATGGGCCCTCAGCACCCCTCAACCCATGGTGTATTACGACTGGAGCTGATTACCGATGGCGAAATAGTTAAAGAAGTTATACCCCACATAGGTTACCTGCACCGTTGTTTCGAAAAACACGCCGAATCATTAACCTATCAGCAAACCATCCCTTTTACCGACAGGCTTGATTACCTGGCCTCCATGAACAACAGCCATGCCTTTGTAATGGGCGTTGAGCGGATGATGGGTATCGATAAAGAAATTCCCAAACGGGTTGAATACATACGGGTGCTGGTTTGCGAACTTAACCGCATCGCATCGCACCTGATTGCTATCGGTACTTACGGCATCGATATTGGTGCCTTTACCCCTTTCCTGTGGTGCTTTCGCGACAGGGAGCATATTATGGGGATGCTGGAATGGGCATCCGGCTCGCGCATGCTATACAACTATATTTGGGTAGGCGGCTTGTTTTACGATTTGCCGGTTGGCTTTGAAGAGCGTTGCCGCGAATTTGTTGATTATTTTAAGCCCAAAATGGTTGAGCTTAATCAACTGCTCACCGATAACCAGGTATTTATATCGCGTACGGCCAATGTTGGCGTATTGCCGCTTGATGTTGCTATAAACTACGGCTGCTCCGGCCCAATGCTAAGGGCATCCGGCTTAAAATGGGATTTGCGCCGTATCGACAACTACTCGGCCTATCCTGAAATTGATTTCGAAGTCCCGGTTGGTAAAGGCCTGATGGGCCGGGTTGGCGACTGCTGGGACCGTTATAAAGTGCGTGTTGACGAAATTGAGCAATCATTACGTATAGTTGAGCAATGCCTTGATCGCCTGCAAAAAGAACTAAAACGCACGCCCGATTTTGATCCCCGGGCCAAAATGCCCCGCAAAACCATCCCTAAAGCACAGGATTACTACGTTCGCTGCGAAGGAGCGAAAGGCGAACTGGGTTTTTATTTTATGGCCGATGGCAAATCAGAAATCCCAACCCGCGTAAAATCCCGCGGACCAAGTTTCAACAATCTCTCCGTACTTCCGGAATTAGCCAAAGGCGTTTTAATTGCCGATTTGATTGCAATTGTGGGCTCGATTGATTTTGTTTTGGGGGAGGTGGATAGGTAGAAACCTGCAGTATCCTCGTCTCGTCATTGCGAGGTACGAAGCAATCCCCAACTGTACAGGGCGGACTTGCTTAGCCCCTCTGCCTCTTGGGGATTGCTTCGTACCTCGCAATGACGTAGCGGAGAAAATCATCATTCAACAAAAAAGGGAAACACTTCTCAGCGTCTCCCCTCTCACTTAATTATTAATTTTTATTGGAACTTGGGCAAATTGATTACTGGTTATACACTTTAACCATAAACACGTAGTTTTTTAGCTTTTTAAGTTGTTGCTTCCTGTTTAAACCTGCAAGCGTATTTTTATTATTCAGATTAAGTGTTTTTGACAATGAATCTGTAGGGATATTCTGAATGGTTTTTAACAGGTATGCCGATTTTTTTGCGAAAGCGGCACCTGCCATTTGTGTTTGCCGCGCGGTAAGGATACCTATAACATTACCTTTTTCATCAAGCAAGGGCCCGCCGCTGTTGCCGGGGTTCACGGGGATAGATACCATGTATTCGGTAGTATCGCCCGAGTAATTGGCCGTTGATGTTAAAGCGCCGTATCCATATACTACATTATCGCCGGGATAACCCGATGTGTAAACATTTTCGCCTAAATCGCTCTCTGCTTTTTTAACGTTGTAAGGCACAGGCCCGAGATTTCTGAATGTCGAATCATTGATCTGCAATATAGCCAGATCGTACTGAGGTTCGGTATAAATTACTTTGGCATGGAAGGACTCGCCCGCCGCATTCTGCACATAAACCGAATCGGCATTTTTAATTACATGGTAATCTGTAACCAGGTAACCGTTTGATGTTAAAGCAAAACCTGTACCCCTGAAATTAGCAGGAGGTGTTTTTAAAACTTTGGGCTTTACAGATTGAGGATGGCCGCCCGCCCCGATATGTCCAACTTCGGTTTTTAGCGAATTGATCTGGCCTTTCAGTTCTTCATACTTCGATTTATCGCTACTCAGCTTGCCGGTAACAATCAACACACTTAACACGGCAAATATCAATACCGAAGCAGCCACCGAAATTTTTGAATGATGGTTGCGCCACATCCTCACTATCCACACCGGGTGGATGATCAGCTCTTCTTTCAGCGCGTGCACATCAATCTCGTCATGAATTGCGTTAAGGCGCTTTTCAAGCTCCAGGCGTTCGCCGTATTGCTTCATTAAAGCTATAAACTGAACGTGCTCAACAAATTTGCTTTCGATAGCCGCGTCGTTTTTGCGAAGCAGCTCAAATTGGGTACGCTCATCGGCAGTCATGCTGCCGTCAAGGTACCGCTCAATAAACTGGGTAATCTGGTTGTCACTCATCTCTTGATCCTTTACTTTTGCTGAAAAAATAATTTCTTCAGCCTTTGCAGGCATTTATACTTCTGGGTTTTGGCATTATCCGCATTGGTATAGCCAAAACGTTCACAAATCTCCTGCATCGATCTGTTTTTGATATAAAAATCTTCCATAATGGTTTTACAGGGTTCGCCTAATAACTGGAGTGCACTCTCCATTTTGCCAAACTGTATATCCCTGTCACTATGGTCATCAACTGCTTCTTCAACGGGCAGATGCTCTTCAAAATCCCTGATATCGCCTCCGTACCTGTTCATCTGGCTTAAGCGTTTAAGCCAAAGCCTGCGGCAAACGGAGTATATATAGGTTTTAAGCTTACTGTTAAGCTCAAAATCGCCCGATTTAATTTTATTGTAAAGAACTATAATGGCTTCCTGGTAAATATCCTTGGCATCGTCTTCATCGCCATTATTATTAATGATCAACTGCAATATCATAGGGAAGTAAGTTGTGTACAACCTTTTTAATACAACTTCCGAGTTATTCAGTATCCCAAGTACTATCTCGCTATCTGTTGGTGCCGAAGCTTTTAAGTCTTTATTCACTCTTAATACTATTTAGGCGAAATTGTAACCCATCAATCTCAAAAAAAATCAAATAAATGCCATCTGATAACATACAGATGACATTTACGGTTCAGGTTTAAAGCCACATTCCGTTGCGGCAAATTTACACTTAATACCGCCCAATTGGATAAGGTAACCCTTCATTTAAACGAAAAACCGTGATATTTAACTATATTTTTTTTGCGGGTTACCTTTTTTTAAAAGCAGGTATTAAGCTACAAAAACCAAAAAAAATTAACTTTTTAAATTTAGCAAAATGAAAAACTCACTCAAATTAAGCCTTTTGGCTTTAACAATCGCCGCCTCTTTCACCGCCTGCGATCCCCCAAAAGGAACAGATTCATCTAAAGCTCCGATTGACACTGCAAAAAACGCTGTTGATACAGCCAAAGGTTCAGACACAACCAAAGCGCCTGCCGACACTGTAAAAAAAGATTCAGTAAAATAATAATTGCTGAGGTTAAAGGAAATGACTTTTGTAGAGCCAAATGAGTAGCTAAGAAATTCCCGCACGAATGTTTGCGAATTATCTAATTACACGGATTTTATTTGATCAGAAATTTAAAATTCGTGTAATTCGAATAATTGCGGACTGGTTGAAAATCAATTCGTGTAAAAATTTCTAAGTACCTTTTTTCCGGATTGCTACATTATTTTAGAAGCTATTTCCTTGCTGTTTTAAAAAAACTGGTGGTTTAATAAAGTTTTTATTTCTTTTGCATCATTTTTTTGCCTGATTATCAACAAAAAAGACGGTCTGTAATTTTTTTTGAAATTAATTTAAAAATTATGGGTTACCTTTTTCTGTTTACGGTATTAAGGTGTAAACTATTAAATCACTTATTAAAAAATTTAAAAAATGAAAAACTTCAAATTAGGCTTTTTAGCTTTAGCTATCGCTGCTTCTTTCGCTGCTTGTAAAGGTTCATCTTCAGCTTCTTCTGCTGATTCAACTAAAGCTGATTCAGCTAAAATGACTGCCGATTCAGCTAAAATGACTGCTGATTCGTCTAAAATGACTGCTGATTCAGCTAAAATGACTGCTGATTCAACTAAAAAAGACTCAACTAAAAAATAATTTCCGTTTAACGGATAAACTTTTAGAAAAAAACTCCTGGCCTTGCCGGGAGTTTTTTTTTTGCGCAGTGCCTTGCAAACAATTTGCTTCACTATTGCTTAATGCAAAAAAGCAATTCACAATGAAATATTCCGAATGGAAAACGCTCGACGCCGATGAGCAAAAAAACACCAATTGGCATCGCCGCCCTCCTGTACGCATAGCCAGCATTTTTACAACCTTGTTTATCACAGCCTTAATTGTTGTAACGCTTGGTATCAGTAAAAACAGCACGGTTCATATTAACCGTAAGCCTACTAAAACTGAGGCTTATGCTATGGCCAAAGTATTTATTAAAGACAAACTTAAACAACCCGAAAAAGCCGTATTTGCCAGTAGTGCTACAGCATTGTTTATTGATACGGCAACAAGTATTTATTACATATCCTCATCGGTTAAAATTGAAAACAACGGTGGCAGGATGGAACGCTCGGTGTGGGAAGTTAAAATGAAGTATACCGATGGCGACTGGGCCGAGAGAAACAGTTGGCAACCTGTTGCAGTTACCATTACATCCCGGCCATAAAAAAAGAGGGATAATCTGCAGATCATCCCTCTTAGCTAATTTGTTTTGAATCACTATTTAGTGAACACTATCGCGTAACGCTTTAATTTCGTCATGAGCATCGAGCAATTCACTCTCCTGTCGGCTGATGGTTTCACGAAGGTAAGCCGGCAGATGTTCGTCTTCCAGGGCTGTGCGGTAGGCTTTCAGTATGGCATCTTCACCAAATTCGCACTCTTCCAATACATTATGGGTATCATGCCCGGTAAAGGCCGCTTTCAAATCAAGCCATAACCTGTGCAGCTTGCCGCCGGTAGTGGTATCTGTTTCAATATCCTTTCCAAAAGCGCTAACCTCGGTACCCAGCGCCAGTTTATAACCCTGGCTTTGTCCAATTAGTCTTGTAAAAAGCGATTTCAGATCAGCATCACCATCACCCAAATCCTTCGAAGCGCGTTGATAGCCTTCAATCCTGTCGTTGTTGATCTGTATCAGATCATTTAAAATTTGCACTGTTGCTTGTGTATTTTCCATGGTTAGATGTTTTATATAATTACCAACCCGTCTTAACCCAAATTGTTTAATTAATTATATAAAAATTATCAAACAAAGAAATTAGCTTTTGCCGCGAAACAAGGAGATCAGCCAAATGATAATGGCAATAACCACAACTACCGCTATAACACCGGTTATGGCTCCTGCTTTAAAAATACCTGTAATAACCGAGCAACTGCTTAAGGTGAACAACACCAGGGCGAATAATAAAAATTGTAAATTTTTCATGGTTGATTTTTTTGATAAAGTTTAATGATGGTTTTATTTCCGGTTCATTAAGTTGGTATTGAATTTCAATAATCGGGCCTGTATGTCAGGCAATGGCAATAGGAACATTTTGAGGCATCGGGGCTTCAGGTCGAAGCTGAAACTGTATGGATAAGTATACAGTATTTTAAAAATCAATTGCTGTTTAATACAGTCCTACAGCGTTTTTTTGACAACGGCAAACCAAGTGCTTTTAAAAAATTAATCTTTAAATAATAAAAAACAAATCTGAAAGTTAAATGTTTACATTGTAACATTATAAACCAGACACCATAGTTAATTTTTTATAAAACTAATACCTTAATCCCCCGCTTTTTTTACTAACGGGCATGTGTTTTGCTATTCTTATTTTTTTTACTTTATTCTATTTTAACATGATACTACAAATACAACCTAATTTTCCTTGTGAGAATTGTATAAAATGCGGAAAGCGTCCGCATGTTGAGCAACATAAACGCTATTGGAATATTGCCTGCCCTGATAAAAACTGCAAAAATTTTGTAAAAAGTTCTATTGCCGATTTTGCAACGTGGAACAGACTTAATAAAAAAGCCGCAGGGTTTGCTACCGAACAAGGACACGAAACACTTAAGCAAACGGCCTAAACCAGCAAAAGCATTACAGTACTAAACTTTAAAAATTTTTATCGTGTTGAAGCAGATCGTTACATTTACGGGCTACTCTGCTTGTAAATTATGCTTCATACACTATTATCAATAAATAAAGCCACTGTACGATATTTAAATACCACACTTTTTACAGGTTTAACCTTTAAAATTAACAAAGGCGAAAACTGGGCCCTGATAGGCGAAAGCGGATCAGGCAAGAGCGCCTTGCTACAAACCATAGCAGGGCGTTTTAATATTACCGGCGGCGAGATCATCTATCATTTTTGGGACAAGTTTTCAAGCCTCATTCCCGCCGATAAAGTAACCAACCCGCATAAACTGATAGCACTGGTTGAACCGCGGCACCATTTCCGCAACCTCTCAAACACTACCGATTTTTATTATCAGCAACGCTATAACTCATCCGACTCGGAAGATGCTTTAACGGTTACCGACTATCTCAACGCCATAAAACAGATTCCGGGCAATAAAAATTCATGGACGCTTGAAAGGGTTACCAAACTTTTAAGGCTTGATGAATTGTTGGATAAACAGATCATCAAACTCTCAAACGGCGAAACCAAACGCCTCATGATTGCCGCCGCCCTGCTTAAAAACCCGGTACTGCTGATGCTGGATAACCCGTTAACCGGGCTTGATGTAAAAACACGCGAAGAGTTTAATGGCATTATCCAACAAATTGCAGCATCGGGCATCAATATCATCATGGCTACCTCCATTCACGAAATTCCGACAGTTATTACGAATGTGGCGGTGTTAAGCAAAGGAGCCATCGTGCACCAAAGCAAAAAAGAAGATTTTAAACCCGAACTTTTTGAGCAGGATAAAACAGATACCATTGATAACGGCGAATTGAGCGCGCTGCTTAACATTGATAAAAACCCGGCAACCTACAACCTTATTGTTAAAATGGACAAGGTGCATATTCAATACGGCGATAAACCGGTATTGGATGATATAAACTGGCAGATCAACCCGGCTGAGCGCTGGGCCTTGCTGGGCCCGAACGGCGCAGGCAAATCAACCCTGTTAAGTTTAATTAACGGCGATAATCCGCAGGCCTATGCCAACAACATTATTTTATTTGATAAAAAACGGGGCACCGGCGAAAGCATCTGGGATATTAAAAAGAAGATAGGTTTTGTATCGCCAGAGCTGCACCAGTACTTCCCCACCGATAACAGTTGTTTACAGGTAATTGAATCAGGCTATTATGATACCTTAGGCTTATTCAGACCAAGCAATAAAGAGCGCGCAGAAATTGCCTTACGATGGATGAAGGCACTCGAGATTGAAAAATATGCCCGTGTGTTGCTCAAAAATATCCCCGCAAGCGCACAGCGCCTTTGCCTGCTGGCCCGGGCGCTTATTAAAAACCCGGCATTGCTAATTTTTGATGAGCCTTGCCAGGGTATGGACGATCATCAACAGCTTCATTTTAAAAATCTTGTTGATACCATTTGCAGCCTGAGCAATGTCACGCTAATTTATGTAACCCACTATCAACACGAAATACCCAACAGCGTTGATAAGGTTTTGAGGTTGGAGAAAGGACGTGTGGCTTTTTAAGCTTAAAGCAGAAAGCGGAAAGCTAAAAGCAAAAAGGCTGAAAGCAGAGCAAATAAGTAAAGCGGCTTTATGCTTTTAGCTTTATGCTTTCGGCTTTATGCTTTTAGCTTCTTAACTTTTTTGTCAATTATTTAACAAGGGCTAAATCAAATTACCAACTTACGTATATTTGCCTGATATGAATACAGCCAATCTGTTGCAACGCGCGTTGCGGTTTGATTTTTTGACGCTTGAAGAAGGCGTTTACCTGTATAACAACGCCTCGACTGCCGAGTTAATGTATACCGCCAACGAACTCCGTAAAATACAGGTTCCGCATGGCAAGGTTACCTGGCAAATTGACCGTAATGTTAATACCACCAACGTTTGTATAGCCAATTGTAAATTTTGTAACTTTTTTCGCCGCCCCGGCCACGATGAAAGTTACATTACTGATATTGAAACTTATAAAAAGAAGATCGAAGAAACTTTCCGCTATGGCGGCGATCAGCTTTTATTACAGGGCGGCCATCACCCTGATCTGGGCCTGAAATTTTATACCGATTTGTTTCGCGAGCTGAAACAGCTTTATCCCAAATTAAAACTGCATTCTTTAGGTCCGCCGGAGATAGCACACGTTGCCAAACTGGAAGGCATGGCTCATATTGATGTACTGCGTGCCATGAAGGAAGCCGGTTTAGATTCACTGCCCGGCGCCGGTGCCGAAATTTTGAATGATCGTGTTCGCCGTTTAATTTCGAAGGGTAAATGTGGCGGTAAAGAATGGCTTGATGTAATGCGTGCCGCTCATCAGCTTAACCTGCCAAGCTCGGCAACCATGATGTTTGGCCACATCGAAACCATCGAAGAGCGTTTTGAGCACCTGGTATGGATTCGTGAAGTACAGGCCGAAAAGCCGGAAGGCCATTATGGCTTTATCGCCTTTATACCCTGGCCTTTTCAGGATGATGGCACCCTGCTGCGTAAAGTGCGCGGCATTACCAACAACGTAACCGGCGATGAGTACATCCGCATGATAGCCCTCAGCCGTATTATGCTGCCTAATATTAAAAACATCCAGGCCTCATGGCTTACGGTGGGTAAGCAGGTAGCACAATTGTGTTTGCATGCCGGCGCGAATGATTTCGGTTCGATCATGATTGAGGAGAACGTAGTATCGGCCGCAGGCGCCCCACACCGCTTTACCGCCAAAGGTATCCAGGAATCCATAAAAGAAGCCGGTTTTGAGCCTCAGCTCCGCACCCAACGTTACGAGTGGCGCGATATTCCGGTTGAAATTGAAGAACAGGTTATTAATTATTAGTATCAAGTCTGAAGTTTTAAGTCGAAAGTCTGTAGTATTGAACTATATTGACTTTCGACTTAAAACTTCAGACTTCTGACTTAAAAAATGGAACAATACATAGAGGCTCTTATTTTCGCGTCGGAACAGGCTATCCGGATGGAGGAGATTATGTACTGTTTGCAGGCAGCTTTTGAGCGCGATTTTGCTAACGAGGAAGTTACCGATGCCATTAACCGCATTCACGAAAAATATCAGCACCATAGTTTAGCCATCGAGCTGGTAAAAATTGGTAACGGTTACCAGTTTTTAACCAAAAAGGAATATCACGCGGTTATTAATCTGTTACAACTCCAACGATCAAAGAAAAAGCTGAGCCAGGCTGCGTTAGAAACCCTGGCCATTATTGCCTACAAGCAACCGGTAACCAAACCGGATATTGAGCAGATCCGCGGGGTTAACTGCGATTATTCGATCCAAAAACTTCTCGAAAAAGAGCTAATAGCTATAGTTGGCAAGTCGGAAGCTATCGGAAAGCCTATTTTATATGGCACCAGCGGCATGTTTATGGATTATTTTGGCATCAACAGCATCGACGAATTACCTCAACTTAAGGAGCTTACAAACAATACAGCCAGCATTGGCGAACAATCAGAATAATTTTAATTTACGTTTTTAAAAAAAATCAATTTTAATTATTTTTACTATTAAATCGGTAGGGATAAAAGATTTGAAAAAAACGCTTTTCGTTATCTGATTTAAATTATTATTATTGATTAAAGTTTAATTTATAAAATCCATTACAATGGGAGCGCCAAAGAAACCGAACACTAAAAAGATCCAGGATTCAGAAAACGATGAGGAGGATGACGATCTTGAACCACAATCTGCCAAGAAGAAGTTTGATGACGATGATGATGACTTTGATGGTCCGTTAGATGACGATTTGGGTCGCGGCGGTTTCGAATCATTTGATGATGACGACGAAGACGATTATTAATCGCTAAACATATAGTACTTTTATAAAAGCATTCAGACTATGCCTCTGAGTGCTTTTTTTTATTTTCGGCCTGAAGGGCAAATTGATATATGACTATAACCGAAGTAAAAGACAAAGCATCAAAAAAAGCGT
The sequence above is a segment of the Mucilaginibacter celer genome. Coding sequences within it:
- the purE gene encoding 5-(carboxyamino)imidazole ribonucleotide mutase translates to MSTKVAIIMGSKSDLNVMQDAADVLAELGVEYEITVVSAHRTPDRMFSYARAAADRGIKVIIAGAGGAAHLPGMVASLTHLPVIGVPVKSSNSIDGWDSILSILQMPNGIPVATVALNAAKNAGILAAQILSTADDYLVKNLIDFKETLKKKVEESAREMEGE
- a CDS encoding YqgE/AlgH family protein, with product MLSPISAAAGHLLISEPFMMDPNFKRSVIILTEYSEDGAMGFILNHQSEYLLGDVLPDVSYSEIAVYEGGPVAKNTLHFIHCAPDKIDDGIEIADGLYWGGDFEQVKQLVSNYQLGPNEIKFFAGYSGWTPQQLDEEIKEDSWIVANKFDVESLFTLDEQELWKHVVVNLGQRYAHIANFPENPALN
- the pdxH gene encoding pyridoxamine 5'-phosphate oxidase; translated protein: MNQQELQNLRQDYSASTLSEKTTKADPMKQFDQWFNEALEAKLHEPNAMTLATATVTGKPSARIVLLKGFNTDGFMFFTNYLSRKGKEIAKNPQGALTFFWSGLERQVRIEGTIEKVSKEESERYFHSRPKGSQVGAVVSPQSQEIDGREELEQKWNELEAEYADKEVPKPSYWGGYILKPQLIEFWQGRPSRMHDRILYKKTDKKSWKKVRLAP
- a CDS encoding NADH-quinone oxidoreductase subunit C, with amino-acid sequence MSFEDIKNLLIKKFGDGVVVGEETNGLQPALLINPDDIAAVCLELRNNPKTYFDFLSSLTGVHYNDEANRYSVVYHLASMPYKTQLTLKISKPHDKESNTLPEFLSINEVYRTADWHERETYDLLGIYFVGHPDLRRILLPDDWEGFPLRKDYQNAEYYKGIKID
- a CDS encoding cupin-like domain-containing protein; the encoded protein is MDIIRRDNITYEEFIEEHYKPGIPLVFTKAARVWKANGLFTPDWFRENYPDRKTDVRGTTYTMKQVMDMVEASTEDKPAPYPMIFDIPSTIPELMPLLDPLDLNYASPNWLRNKMFNIGKWGGAIEMFVGGPGGRFPYMHIDYYHLNAWITQLYGEKRFTVFPRGQEEMLYPRPDDPWRSELNIFEPDYEKYPKYKDATPIHFVVGPGETLFIPFGTWHSAYSLTPTISVAFDTLNNKNHKEFMKDVWTFKSRDSKAKAIAMYSYAWVATQLSKMTDKSTVK
- a CDS encoding NADH-quinone oxidoreductase subunit D → MVLNMGPQHPSTHGVLRLELITDGEIVKEVIPHIGYLHRCFEKHAESLTYQQTIPFTDRLDYLASMNNSHAFVMGVERMMGIDKEIPKRVEYIRVLVCELNRIASHLIAIGTYGIDIGAFTPFLWCFRDREHIMGMLEWASGSRMLYNYIWVGGLFYDLPVGFEERCREFVDYFKPKMVELNQLLTDNQVFISRTANVGVLPLDVAINYGCSGPMLRASGLKWDLRRIDNYSAYPEIDFEVPVGKGLMGRVGDCWDRYKVRVDEIEQSLRIVEQCLDRLQKELKRTPDFDPRAKMPRKTIPKAQDYYVRCEGAKGELGFYFMADGKSEIPTRVKSRGPSFNNLSVLPELAKGVLIADLIAIVGSIDFVLGEVDR
- a CDS encoding S1C family serine protease, translated to MSDNQITQFIERYLDGSMTADERTQFELLRKNDAAIESKFVEHVQFIALMKQYGERLELEKRLNAIHDEIDVHALKEELIIHPVWIVRMWRNHHSKISVAASVLIFAVLSVLIVTGKLSSDKSKYEELKGQINSLKTEVGHIGAGGHPQSVKPKVLKTPPANFRGTGFALTSNGYLVTDYHVIKNADSVYVQNAAGESFHAKVIYTEPQYDLAILQINDSTFRNLGPVPYNVKKAESDLGENVYTSGYPGDNVVYGYGALTSTANYSGDTTEYMVSIPVNPGNSGGPLLDEKGNVIGILTARQTQMAGAAFAKKSAYLLKTIQNIPTDSLSKTLNLNNKNTLAGLNRKQQLKKLKNYVFMVKVYNQ